A genomic window from Streptomyces sp. 846.5 includes:
- a CDS encoding PQQ-binding-like beta-propeller repeat protein: MEHDPTGTGQSPDYVHDYGQGYGQEHVPGAFTGSDPAYPQVNPEWPTPEGQQQYWQPEGYGYPADGYSQQSYPQQEYAPQGYGQQGYPQQEYAQQDFSQQAYPQPEYPQQEYPQQGYSLEYQQQAYQPYSEQTYGDPQSYYQPATEPYPYEPYTAEPAADQPEPDAAAAEPAAPEAEAPDPETSDRDKDPAAEGTLPARLLAAATGKAPGTDRKTFLLRAALGAVALIVVVAAGVVVAGQGSGGAKTAASGATANLAGSHSKAWSAAADTGAAQGNDGLLGSWLLAKALVRGDGTGVTAYDSASGSKLWTVAPPSTGAVPCAMSATVNATGIGAVLFQAKAGTGQACTQLVAVDTATGQQKWKATIANTTSAYGASVMVNDTRAVAVGDSAVVGYDIATGKQSWTYAGPGKYCGGISGSGTGSTLLVQSTCADSSPKQQAISLDAGTGKLTWWRGLPASASSYTVVSATPAVVAVHMSDATKDSIMSFSAKGDTQATIFVSQTAGTLDAIHGSFDPDPALYFTGTTMVAELAPPKASASTGGVLTAFTLADGKQLWQSTPQEKGNIALVGIDGNDAVVATEERIGQAARLSHFDLTTGKETPGGGFPQNTGSLLTSGRILYQGNLVAALPEFTSTYSTAATAFTTSG; this comes from the coding sequence ATGGAACACGACCCAACCGGCACCGGCCAGAGCCCGGACTACGTCCATGACTACGGCCAGGGCTACGGCCAGGAACATGTTCCCGGCGCCTTCACGGGGAGTGACCCTGCGTACCCGCAGGTGAACCCCGAGTGGCCGACGCCGGAAGGGCAGCAGCAGTACTGGCAGCCGGAGGGTTACGGCTACCCCGCCGACGGCTACTCGCAACAGTCGTACCCGCAGCAGGAGTACGCACCGCAGGGGTACGGGCAGCAGGGGTACCCTCAGCAGGAGTACGCGCAGCAGGACTTCTCCCAGCAGGCGTACCCGCAGCCGGAGTACCCCCAGCAGGAGTACCCCCAGCAGGGCTACTCCCTGGAGTACCAGCAGCAGGCCTACCAGCCCTACTCCGAGCAGACCTACGGAGATCCGCAGAGTTACTACCAGCCCGCCACGGAGCCCTACCCGTACGAGCCGTACACCGCCGAGCCAGCCGCGGACCAGCCGGAACCCGACGCCGCCGCCGCCGAACCTGCTGCCCCCGAAGCCGAGGCTCCCGACCCCGAAACCTCCGACCGCGACAAGGACCCCGCCGCCGAAGGCACTCTCCCCGCCCGGCTGTTGGCCGCAGCTACCGGCAAGGCCCCTGGCACGGACCGTAAGACCTTCCTGCTGCGCGCAGCCCTCGGCGCCGTCGCCCTGATCGTCGTGGTGGCCGCCGGTGTCGTCGTCGCCGGCCAGGGCAGCGGCGGCGCCAAGACCGCGGCGAGCGGCGCTACCGCCAACCTGGCCGGCAGCCACTCCAAGGCCTGGTCGGCCGCTGCCGACACCGGCGCGGCCCAGGGCAACGACGGCCTGCTCGGCTCCTGGCTGCTGGCCAAGGCCCTGGTCCGCGGCGACGGCACAGGGGTCACCGCCTACGACTCCGCCAGCGGCAGCAAGCTGTGGACGGTGGCGCCGCCCAGCACCGGCGCCGTCCCGTGTGCGATGTCCGCCACCGTCAACGCCACCGGGATCGGCGCCGTCCTGTTCCAGGCGAAGGCCGGCACCGGACAGGCCTGCACCCAGCTCGTCGCCGTCGACACCGCGACCGGACAGCAGAAGTGGAAGGCGACCATCGCCAACACCACCTCCGCCTACGGCGCCTCGGTGATGGTCAACGACACCAGGGCCGTCGCGGTCGGCGACTCCGCCGTGGTCGGCTACGACATCGCCACCGGCAAGCAGAGCTGGACCTACGCGGGCCCCGGCAAGTACTGCGGCGGTATCAGCGGCAGCGGCACCGGCAGCACCCTGCTGGTGCAGAGCACCTGCGCCGACAGCAGCCCCAAGCAGCAGGCGATCTCGCTGGACGCGGGCACCGGCAAGCTCACCTGGTGGCGCGGCCTGCCCGCGAGCGCCTCCTCGTACACGGTGGTCTCGGCCACCCCCGCCGTCGTGGCCGTGCACATGTCCGATGCCACCAAGGACAGCATCATGTCCTTCAGCGCCAAGGGCGACACCCAGGCGACGATCTTCGTCTCGCAGACCGCCGGGACCCTGGACGCCATCCACGGCAGCTTCGATCCCGACCCGGCCCTGTACTTCACCGGCACCACCATGGTCGCCGAGCTGGCGCCGCCGAAGGCCAGTGCCAGCACCGGGGGAGTCCTCACCGCCTTCACCCTCGCCGACGGCAAGCAGCTGTGGCAGTCGACGCCCCAGGAGAAGGGCAACATCGCGCTGGTCGGCATCGACGGCAACGACGCGGTGGTCGCGACCGAGGAGCGCATCGGCCAGGCCGCCCGGCTCAGCCACTTCGACCTGACCACCGGCAAGGAGACCCCCGGCGGCGGTTTCCCCCAGAACACCGGCTCGCTGCTGACCTCGGGCCGGATCCTGTACCAGGGCAACCTGGTGGCCGCCCTGCCCGAGTTCACCAGCACCTACAGCACCGCCGCCACCGCTTTCACCACGTCCGGCTGA
- a CDS encoding 4a-hydroxytetrahydrobiopterin dehydratase: MSPSRARLSDEQIADGLKAVPHWHREGDALLRTLQAPDFPTAIGMVVAVGEAAEAMDHHPDIDIRWRTLHFSLSTHDAGGITALDLRLAAVIDSAIESVLAKAAGTHA; this comes from the coding sequence ATGAGCCCGTCCCGTGCCCGCCTCAGCGACGAACAAATCGCCGACGGTCTCAAGGCCGTCCCCCACTGGCACCGCGAAGGCGACGCCCTGCTGCGCACCCTCCAGGCGCCCGACTTCCCCACCGCCATCGGCATGGTCGTCGCTGTCGGTGAGGCCGCCGAGGCGATGGACCACCACCCCGACATCGACATTCGCTGGCGCACCCTGCACTTCTCGCTCAGCACCCACGACGCCGGCGGCATCACCGCCCTGGACCTGCGCCTCGCCGCCGTCATCGACAGCGCGATCGAATCCGTCCTCGCAAAAGCCGCCGGTACGCACGCCTGA
- a CDS encoding sulfite exporter TauE/SafE family protein, translating to MSPWEAVGVFAAGIGAGTINTVVGSGTLITFPVLLAVGLPPITANVSNTLGLVPGSLSGALGYRAELKGQRSRLLRLGSAALLGGLLGAILLLVLPSGAFQAIVPALIGIALLLVILQPRLARYLAARGRGPVHADGGVALLVGVFGTGIYGGYFGAAQGVLLLGLMGLLLDEDLQRINATKNILAGLVNGIAAVFFLFAASIDWTAALLIAAGSVIGGQIGARVGRRLPPIALRGLIVVVGLAAMAKLLL from the coding sequence ATGTCACCGTGGGAAGCGGTCGGCGTCTTCGCCGCCGGCATAGGCGCGGGCACGATCAACACGGTCGTCGGCTCGGGCACCCTGATCACCTTCCCGGTGCTGCTCGCCGTCGGCCTGCCGCCGATCACGGCCAATGTCTCCAACACCCTCGGCCTGGTTCCCGGTTCGCTCAGCGGGGCCCTCGGCTACCGCGCGGAGCTCAAGGGCCAGCGTTCCCGGCTGCTGCGGCTCGGCAGCGCCGCGCTGCTCGGCGGTCTGCTGGGCGCGATCCTGCTGCTGGTGCTCCCCTCCGGCGCGTTCCAGGCGATCGTCCCGGCGCTCATCGGCATCGCGCTGCTGCTGGTGATCCTGCAGCCCCGGCTGGCCCGCTACCTCGCGGCCCGCGGCCGGGGACCGGTCCACGCCGACGGCGGGGTGGCGCTGCTGGTCGGGGTCTTCGGCACCGGGATCTACGGCGGCTACTTCGGCGCGGCCCAGGGCGTGCTGCTGCTCGGACTGATGGGCCTGTTGCTCGACGAGGACCTGCAGCGGATCAACGCCACCAAGAACATCCTGGCCGGGCTGGTCAACGGCATCGCCGCGGTGTTCTTCCTCTTCGCGGCCTCCATCGACTGGACCGCCGCCCTGCTGATCGCCGCAGGATCGGTCATCGGCGGCCAGATCGGCGCCCGGGTCGGCCGCCGGCTGCCACCGATCGCGCTGCGCGGCCTGATCGTCGTCGTCGGCCTGGCGGCCATGGCCAAGCTCCTGCTCTGA
- a CDS encoding SPFH domain-containing protein, with protein MNAVIIVLIILVVLAFVALIKTIQVIPQASAAIVERFGRYTRTLNAGLNIVVPFIDTIRNRIDLREQVVPFPPQPVITQDNLVVNIDTVIYYQVTDARAATYEVASYIQAIEQLTVTTLRNIIGSMDLESTLTSRETINAGLRGVLDEATGKWGIRVNRVELKAIEPPTSIQDSMEKQMRADRDKRAAILTAEGARQAQILTAEGQKQAEVLRAEGEAQAAVLRADGEAAAIRTVFEAIHEGDADQKLLAYQYLQTLPEIAKGDSNKLWIIPSEVGDALKGLSGAFSGLAPKDAPSDSNGTAVPPPRLEKRREYPSIDPE; from the coding sequence GTGAATGCCGTGATCATCGTCCTGATCATCCTGGTCGTGCTGGCGTTCGTCGCACTGATCAAGACGATCCAGGTGATCCCGCAGGCGAGCGCGGCCATCGTGGAGCGGTTCGGCCGCTACACCCGCACCCTCAACGCGGGCCTCAACATCGTGGTGCCGTTCATCGACACCATCCGCAACCGGATCGACCTGCGCGAGCAGGTCGTGCCGTTCCCGCCGCAGCCGGTGATCACCCAGGACAACCTGGTCGTCAACATCGACACGGTCATCTACTACCAGGTCACCGACGCCCGCGCGGCGACCTACGAGGTCGCCAGCTACATCCAGGCGATCGAGCAGCTCACCGTCACCACCCTGCGCAACATCATCGGCTCCATGGACCTGGAGTCCACCCTCACCTCCCGGGAGACCATCAACGCCGGTCTGCGCGGGGTCCTCGACGAGGCCACCGGCAAGTGGGGCATCCGCGTCAACCGCGTCGAGCTGAAGGCCATCGAGCCGCCCACCTCCATCCAGGACTCGATGGAGAAGCAGATGCGCGCGGACCGCGACAAGCGCGCCGCGATCCTCACCGCCGAGGGCGCCCGGCAGGCCCAGATCCTCACCGCCGAGGGCCAGAAGCAGGCCGAGGTGCTCCGCGCCGAGGGCGAGGCCCAGGCTGCCGTGCTGCGCGCCGACGGTGAGGCGGCCGCGATCCGCACCGTCTTCGAGGCCATCCACGAGGGCGACGCCGACCAGAAGCTGCTGGCCTACCAGTACCTGCAGACGCTGCCGGAGATCGCCAAGGGCGACTCCAACAAGCTGTGGATCATCCCCAGCGAGGTCGGCGACGCACTCAAGGGCCTCAGCGGCGCCTTCAGCGGGCTCGCGCCCAAGGACGCGCCCTCCGACAGCAACGGCACCGCCGTGCCCCCGCCCCGGCTGGAGAAGCGCCGCGAATACCCCTCCATCGACCCGGAGTAG
- a CDS encoding NfeD family protein yields MENWTWWLIVVAALGVPLVVTAMPEFGMFAIGAGAAAIAAALGVGTVAQFVVFLAVSVLLVVFVRPLAMRSLRGRPQVRMGIEALTGATALVLEQVDEHGGRIKLQGEVWSARALDPGQVFAPGQQVNVAQIDGATAIVI; encoded by the coding sequence GTGGAGAACTGGACGTGGTGGTTGATCGTCGTGGCTGCCCTGGGCGTGCCACTGGTGGTCACGGCCATGCCGGAGTTCGGCATGTTCGCGATCGGCGCCGGCGCCGCCGCGATCGCCGCCGCCCTAGGGGTCGGGACGGTCGCGCAGTTCGTCGTCTTCCTGGCCGTCTCGGTCCTGCTCGTGGTCTTCGTACGCCCGTTGGCGATGCGCAGCCTGCGCGGCCGGCCCCAGGTGCGGATGGGGATCGAGGCGCTCACCGGCGCCACCGCGCTGGTCCTTGAGCAGGTGGACGAGCACGGCGGCCGGATCAAGCTCCAGGGCGAGGTCTGGTCCGCGCGGGCCCTGGATCCCGGCCAGGTCTTCGCACCGGGCCAGCAGGTGAACGTCGCCCAGATCGACGGCGCCACCGCAATTGTTATTTAG
- a CDS encoding ABC transporter ATP-binding protein — protein MSDVLELVDVSVVRDGRALVEQVSWSVAEGERWVILGPNGAGKTTLLQIAASYLFPSTGTAAILGEKLGSVDVFELRPRIGLAGAAMIDKLPRRQTVLDTVLTAAYGMTATWREQYETSDESRARLLLDLLGMAEFTDRKFGTLSEGERKRTLIARALMTDPELLLLDEPAAGLDLGGREDLVRRLGALARDPKAPAMVMVTHHVEEIAPGFTHVLMIRQGTVLAAGPIDDTLTARNLSLCFGLPLTLERHGDRWSARGLPMG, from the coding sequence ATGAGCGACGTGCTCGAGCTGGTGGACGTATCCGTGGTCCGGGACGGACGCGCGCTGGTGGAGCAGGTGTCCTGGTCCGTCGCCGAAGGCGAGCGCTGGGTGATCCTCGGCCCCAACGGCGCGGGCAAGACCACGCTGCTGCAGATCGCCGCCTCCTACCTGTTCCCCTCCACCGGCACCGCCGCGATCCTCGGCGAGAAGCTCGGCAGCGTGGACGTCTTCGAACTGCGCCCCAGGATCGGCTTGGCCGGCGCGGCGATGATCGACAAGCTGCCGCGCCGGCAGACCGTGCTGGACACCGTCCTCACCGCCGCCTACGGCATGACCGCCACCTGGCGCGAGCAGTACGAGACCTCCGACGAGTCCCGGGCCAGGCTGCTGCTCGACCTGCTCGGCATGGCCGAGTTCACCGACCGCAAGTTCGGCACCCTCTCCGAGGGCGAGCGCAAGCGCACCCTGATCGCCCGCGCCCTGATGACCGACCCCGAACTGCTGCTCCTGGACGAGCCCGCGGCCGGCCTCGACCTCGGCGGCCGCGAGGACCTGGTCCGCCGCCTCGGCGCGCTGGCCCGCGACCCCAAGGCCCCCGCGATGGTGATGGTCACCCACCATGTCGAGGAGATCGCACCGGGGTTCACCCATGTCCTGATGATCCGCCAGGGCACGGTGCTGGCGGCCGGCCCCATCGACGACACCCTCACCGCCCGCAACCTCTCGCTCTGCTTCGGCCTCCCGCTCACCCTGGAGCGCCACGGCGACCGCTGGTCCGCCCGCGGCCTCCCGATGGGCTGA
- a CDS encoding chaplin: MNVRKGALVVTAAGAAVLAGAGAASAQSGAAGHTVGSPGVVSGNTIQVPVHIPVNVCGDSVNVIGLLNPAFGNCCHND, translated from the coding sequence ATGAACGTTCGCAAGGGTGCTCTCGTCGTCACCGCCGCGGGTGCCGCCGTCCTGGCCGGCGCCGGCGCCGCCTCGGCGCAGTCGGGCGCGGCGGGGCACACCGTGGGCTCGCCCGGCGTCGTCTCCGGCAACACGATCCAGGTGCCGGTCCACATCCCGGTGAACGTCTGCGGCGACAGCGTCAATGTGATCGGCCTGCTGAACCCGGCGTTCGGCAACTGCTGCCACAACGACTGA
- a CDS encoding response regulator transcription factor has translation MADSPKRITVLLVDDHQVVRRGLRTFLEVQDDIEVVGEAADGAEGVERAEELHPDVVLMDVKMPGTDGIEALRILKERGNPARVLVVTSFTEHRTVVPALRAGAAGYVYKDVDPEALAGAIRSVHAGHVLLQPELAGALLADESPRGPQGRGGTLTEREQEVLGHIADGRSNREIARALHLSEKTVKTHVSNILMKLDLADRTQAALWAVRNGATR, from the coding sequence GTGGCTGACAGCCCGAAGCGCATCACGGTCCTGCTGGTGGACGACCACCAGGTGGTGCGCCGCGGGCTGCGCACCTTCCTGGAGGTCCAGGACGACATCGAGGTCGTCGGCGAGGCCGCGGACGGGGCCGAGGGCGTCGAGCGCGCCGAGGAGCTCCACCCCGACGTGGTGCTGATGGACGTGAAGATGCCGGGCACCGACGGCATCGAGGCGCTGCGCATCCTCAAGGAGCGCGGCAACCCGGCCCGGGTGCTCGTGGTGACCAGCTTCACCGAGCACCGCACGGTGGTCCCCGCACTACGGGCCGGCGCGGCCGGCTATGTCTACAAGGACGTCGACCCGGAGGCCCTGGCCGGGGCGATCCGCTCGGTGCACGCCGGACATGTGCTGCTGCAGCCGGAGCTGGCGGGCGCGCTGCTCGCGGACGAGTCCCCGCGCGGCCCGCAGGGGCGCGGCGGCACCCTGACTGAGCGCGAGCAGGAGGTGCTGGGGCACATCGCGGACGGCCGTTCCAACCGCGAGATCGCCCGGGCCCTGCATCTGTCCGAGAAGACGGTGAAAACCCATGTCTCGAACATCCTGATGAAACTTGACCTGGCCGACCGCACCCAGGCGGCGCTCTGGGCGGTCCGCAACGGGGCGACCCGGTAG
- a CDS encoding GAF domain-containing sensor histidine kinase, with product MSRHLEVREVLQRIVASARTLVGAEYAALGVPDDHGGFAQFVVDGISDAQWRAIGPLPRQHGILAAMLKDTAPQRLADVRDDPRFGGWPSAHPDMSAFLGVPILDGDDIIGALFLANKSRPGEIFTAHDEHLLRILAAHAAIALTNARLYERSRELTLAGERARIAHDLHDAVSQKLFSLRLTAQAASALVSRDPDRARAELAEVSRLAAEAAEELRGVVIELRPAALDEDGLLPTLTSQIEVLDRAHAARVSFTHTRVRALPSAQEAALLRVAQEALHNALRHSGAEAVRVELHPADAGRGAVLTVTDDGAGFVPDEVRRAGRHLGLVSMRDRAAGVGGTLRIESAPGRGTVVVLEVPGG from the coding sequence ATGAGCCGTCACCTGGAGGTGCGCGAGGTGCTGCAGCGCATCGTCGCCTCGGCCCGCACCCTGGTCGGCGCGGAGTACGCGGCCCTGGGCGTCCCCGACGACCACGGCGGCTTCGCCCAGTTCGTGGTGGACGGCATCAGCGACGCCCAGTGGCGGGCCATCGGCCCGCTGCCGCGCCAGCACGGCATCCTGGCCGCGATGCTCAAGGACACCGCCCCGCAGCGCCTCGCCGACGTCCGCGACGACCCCCGCTTCGGCGGCTGGCCCAGCGCCCACCCGGACATGAGCGCCTTCCTCGGCGTCCCGATCCTGGACGGCGACGACATCATCGGGGCGCTCTTTCTTGCCAACAAAAGCCGCCCCGGTGAGATCTTCACCGCCCACGACGAGCACCTGCTGCGCATCCTCGCCGCCCACGCCGCCATCGCCCTCACCAACGCCCGCCTCTACGAGCGCAGCCGGGAGCTGACCCTGGCCGGCGAGCGCGCCAGGATCGCCCACGACCTGCACGACGCGGTCTCGCAGAAGCTGTTCTCGCTGCGGCTGACCGCCCAGGCGGCCTCCGCGCTGGTCAGCCGGGATCCGGACCGGGCCCGCGCCGAGCTGGCCGAGGTCTCCCGGCTCGCCGCCGAGGCCGCCGAGGAACTGCGCGGCGTCGTGATCGAGCTGCGTCCGGCCGCCCTGGACGAGGACGGCCTGCTGCCGACGCTCACCTCCCAGATCGAGGTCCTGGACCGGGCCCACGCCGCGCGCGTCAGCTTCACCCACACCCGCGTCCGCGCCCTGCCCTCGGCGCAGGAGGCGGCGCTGCTCCGGGTCGCCCAGGAGGCCCTGCACAACGCCCTGCGCCACTCCGGCGCGGAGGCGGTACGGGTGGAGTTGCACCCGGCCGATGCGGGCCGGGGCGCGGTGCTGACCGTCACCGACGACGGCGCCGGCTTCGTCCCGGACGAGGTGCGCCGGGCCGGTCGGCACCTCGGCCTGGTGTCCATGCGCGACCGTGCCGCCGGAGTCGGCGGCACGCTGCGGATCGAGTCGGCCCCCGGCCGGGGGACCGTGGTCGTACTGGAGGTTCCCGGTGGCTGA
- a CDS encoding SDR family NAD(P)-dependent oxidoreductase, translated as MAVAVVTGASRGLGRALALALAAQGWSLVLDARGAEALGAVAAELDGPVVALPGDVADPAHRAELVSAARGLGGIDLLVNNASVLGAEPLVPLAEQSLTGFAEALTVNTVAPLGLVQAALPLLRESGGTVLNISSDAAVEAYETWGGYGASKAALDHWSAVLAQEEPALRVWSVDPGDMRTAMYAAAVPGDDDSGRPLPEDAAVPALLELIGSGAASGRYAVSGRTAKEWTR; from the coding sequence ATGGCTGTCGCAGTGGTGACCGGAGCTTCGCGGGGGCTGGGCCGGGCGCTCGCCCTGGCGCTCGCCGCGCAGGGCTGGTCGTTGGTGCTGGACGCCCGGGGCGCGGAGGCGCTCGGCGCCGTCGCGGCGGAGCTGGACGGACCGGTGGTGGCACTGCCCGGGGATGTCGCCGACCCCGCGCACCGGGCCGAACTGGTCTCGGCCGCACGCGGATTGGGCGGTATCGACCTGCTCGTCAACAATGCGAGTGTGCTGGGCGCGGAGCCGCTGGTGCCGCTGGCCGAGCAGTCGCTGACCGGCTTCGCCGAGGCGCTGACGGTGAACACGGTCGCGCCGCTGGGCCTGGTGCAGGCCGCGCTGCCGCTGCTGCGGGAGTCCGGCGGGACGGTGCTGAACATCAGCTCGGACGCCGCCGTGGAGGCCTATGAGACCTGGGGCGGCTACGGCGCCAGCAAGGCCGCGCTGGACCACTGGTCCGCGGTGCTGGCCCAGGAGGAGCCCGCGCTGCGGGTGTGGTCGGTGGACCCGGGGGACATGCGCACCGCGATGTACGCGGCGGCGGTGCCCGGCGACGACGACAGCGGTCGGCCGCTGCCGGAGGACGCCGCCGTCCCGGCGCTGCTGGAGCTGATCGGCAGCGGGGCAGCGAGCGGACGGTACGCGGTGTCGGGGCGGACGGCGAAGGAATGGACGCGATGA
- a CDS encoding S-adenosylmethionine:tRNA ribosyltransferase-isomerase yields the protein MRVQQRTGDVMAERNVRVPGKFPAPGQDRKRLGKRGDRAGHLAAPAPDPVAALDGFGLDEFELPDELEATAPPEERGRTGRDDVRLLYGGRGPHGELTVGHHAFRELPQLLHPGDVLVVNVSATLPAAVDGRVAGSGEQVVVHFSTRRSRQRWVVELRTPDGHGSTRQRDHRDGAVTVLLAGGASLRLLEGVGPRLWAAEFTVPDPLAYLAAHGRAIRYAYTDGDRPLAAYQTVFARPPAEVRGGSAEMPSAARPFTAELVARLVSRGVQIVPITLHTGVASLESHEPPYAEWFEVPEPTVRVVQAAKRAGSRVIAVGTTAVRALESAADRGDSTEGVLRAASGWTELVITPQRGVRVVDGILTGLHEPRASHLLMLEAIAGRPLLDLSYAEALRERYLWHEFGDLHLILSR from the coding sequence ATGAGGGTGCAGCAGCGGACGGGGGACGTGATGGCGGAGCGAAACGTGAGGGTGCCGGGGAAGTTCCCGGCACCCGGGCAGGACCGCAAGCGGCTGGGCAAGCGCGGGGACCGGGCCGGGCACCTGGCCGCGCCCGCACCCGATCCGGTGGCGGCCCTGGACGGCTTCGGCCTGGACGAGTTCGAGCTGCCGGACGAGCTGGAGGCGACCGCGCCGCCGGAGGAGCGGGGCCGCACCGGCCGCGACGACGTTCGCCTGCTGTACGGCGGCCGGGGCCCGCACGGGGAACTGACGGTCGGTCACCACGCCTTCCGGGAGCTCCCGCAGCTGCTGCACCCCGGTGACGTGCTGGTGGTGAACGTCTCGGCCACGTTGCCCGCCGCGGTCGACGGCCGGGTGGCCGGCAGCGGCGAGCAGGTCGTCGTCCACTTCTCCACCCGGCGGTCCCGGCAGCGCTGGGTGGTGGAGCTGCGGACGCCGGACGGGCACGGCAGCACCCGGCAGCGCGACCATCGGGACGGCGCGGTCACGGTACTGCTGGCCGGCGGAGCCTCGCTGAGGCTACTGGAGGGCGTCGGACCCCGGCTGTGGGCGGCGGAGTTCACCGTCCCCGACCCGTTGGCCTACCTGGCGGCGCACGGGCGGGCGATCCGCTACGCCTACACCGACGGCGACCGGCCGCTCGCCGCCTACCAGACGGTGTTCGCCCGACCGCCGGCCGAGGTGCGCGGCGGGTCGGCGGAGATGCCCAGTGCGGCGCGGCCGTTCACGGCCGAGCTGGTGGCCCGGCTGGTGAGCCGGGGCGTGCAGATCGTGCCGATCACCCTGCACACCGGGGTCGCCTCGCTGGAGTCGCACGAACCGCCCTACGCGGAGTGGTTCGAGGTCCCGGAGCCGACGGTACGGGTGGTGCAGGCGGCCAAACGGGCCGGATCGCGGGTGATCGCGGTGGGGACGACCGCGGTGCGGGCCCTGGAGTCCGCCGCCGACCGTGGTGACAGCACCGAGGGCGTGCTGCGGGCGGCGTCGGGCTGGACCGAGCTGGTCATCACACCGCAGCGCGGGGTGCGGGTGGTGGACGGGATTCTGACGGGTCTTCATGAACCGCGCGCCTCACATCTGTTGATGCTGGAGGCGATCGCCGGCCGGCCGCTGCTCGACCTGAGCTACGCCGAGGCGCTGCGCGAGCGGTACCTCTGGCACGAGTTCGGCGACCTGCATCTCATCCTCTCCCGGTGA
- a CDS encoding MHYT domain-containing protein, with translation MAHMDGFTYGWVNPLLAYIVAVIGAALGLRCTVRALDLPPERRRGWLFLAACSIGCGIWTMHFIAMLGFSVSSATIVYNIPLTLASLLLAIVVVGVGVFYVGHRPPDTMTLLVGGVLTGGGVAVMHYLGMAAMELNGSVDYNPLVVVLSVLIAVFAATAALWMTLNIRKLWASLLSALIAGVAVTAMHYMAMQAVSVRLSGTEPRNGVPVGQFILPVAVGIVVFLTVAAITVAMSPREGWREEREAEPQERIQVDLFEGRFRGN, from the coding sequence ATGGCGCACATGGATGGGTTCACCTACGGCTGGGTGAACCCCTTGCTGGCCTACATCGTCGCCGTGATCGGCGCCGCGCTGGGGCTTCGCTGCACCGTACGGGCTCTGGACCTGCCGCCGGAGCGGCGCCGCGGCTGGCTGTTCCTGGCCGCCTGCTCCATCGGCTGCGGGATCTGGACCATGCACTTCATCGCGATGCTGGGCTTCTCGGTCAGCAGCGCCACCATCGTCTACAACATCCCGCTGACCCTGGCCAGTCTGCTGTTGGCGATCGTCGTGGTCGGCGTCGGGGTCTTCTACGTCGGCCACCGCCCGCCCGACACCATGACGCTGCTGGTCGGCGGGGTGCTGACCGGCGGCGGTGTCGCCGTGATGCACTACCTGGGCATGGCCGCCATGGAGCTCAACGGATCGGTCGACTACAACCCGCTGGTGGTGGTGCTCTCGGTCCTCATCGCCGTCTTCGCCGCCACCGCGGCGCTGTGGATGACCCTGAACATCCGCAAGCTGTGGGCGTCGCTGCTGTCCGCGCTGATCGCGGGGGTGGCGGTGACCGCGATGCACTACATGGCGATGCAGGCGGTCAGCGTCCGGCTCTCCGGGACGGAGCCCCGGAACGGGGTCCCGGTCGGCCAGTTCATCCTGCCGGTGGCGGTGGGCATCGTGGTGTTCCTGACCGTGGCCGCGATCACGGTCGCAATGTCACCGAGGGAGGGGTGGCGGGAGGAGCGCGAGGCGGAACCCCAGGAGCGCATCCAGGTCGACCTGTTCGAGGGCAGGTTCCGCGGGAACTGA